AAAATTTATAGAACCATATCAAGCCGAAATTGTTGATGCTACAGGTGCAGGAGATGCTTTGACGGCTGGCTTGGTCTATGGTATTTTTAATGGCTATACTCTGGATGTATCGGCAAAACTTGGTCTTGCTGCGGCATCTCTTACAATATCCTCACCTTATACAGTAAATCCATTTTTAAATGAAAATCAATTAAAAAATATAGTAAAGGAGATTGTAAAATGAATAAGTTTATTGATTTGTCAAAAGAAGTTAAAGAAGCAATGGAAGAAAGGAAGCCTGTTGTTGCACTTGAGTCCACTATAATATCTCACGGAATGCCTTATCCGGAAAATATTGAGACGGCTAAAACTTTGGAGAATATTGTAAGAGAACATGGAGCTATACCTGCTACAATTGCCATTATAAATGGAAGAATAAAAATTGGTTTAAGCGAAGAAGAACTCGAATTTATGGGAACTTCAAAAGAAATATTAAAAGCTAGCAGAAGGGATTTACCCGTAGTTTTAGCAAAAGGACTTAGTGCAGCGACTACAGTTTCCGCAACAATGATTTGTGCAAATCTTGCAGGCATAAAAGTGTTTGTTACAGGAGGTATAGGAGGTGTCCACAGAGGAGCAGAACAAACATTTGATATATCAGCTGATTTACAAGAACTTGCAAATACAGACGTAGCAGTTGTATGCGCAGGTGCAAAGGCAATACTTGACCTTCCTCGCACTCTTGAATACCTTGAAACCTTTGGGGTTCCTGTGGTAGGGTTTAAAACTTCAGAGTTTCCAGCTTTTTATACAAGAGAAAGCGGACTTAAAGTTGATTATAAAGTTGATGACGAAATAGAGGCTGCAAAAATTATAAAGACAAAATGGGATTTAGGCCTCAAAGGTGGAATTTTAATTGCAAATCCTATTCCAGAAGAATATGCCTTGGATAAAGCTTATATAGATAAAGCTATAGAAGATGCTCTTTATGAGGCAGAAAAGCGAAAAATAAAAGGTAAAGAAATAACACCTTTTTTGTTGGATAAAATAAAAGATTTGACACAAGGTGAAAGTTTAAAAGCTAATATTGAACTTGTCAAAAATAATACCCATGTAGGTGCTAAAATTGCCATTGAATTAAATAAATTGTATAAAGAGGCGTAATCCGCCTCTTATACCTACTTTCTGTCGTTGTCGTGTACTTCATCTATTATTTCTTCTCTCATGTTTTGTATACTTGTGAGCCTATTTTTGTTTTTCTGTTTAATCCTTTCTATTTCTTCAGGAGAAAGTTCTTCTGCGTGTAATTTTAAGTAATCTTCTGCTTCTCTATAATTTTCTATAGTATCGTGTATCATCTGTTGTAATTTCTCTACATTGTCTGAGCGGTCATCCGGCTTTGGAGGTTTTGTGTATTTATCATTTTCCTTTGCCATAACATCACCCCAATTTTAAAATTTCTTATATTTATTTTGTTCAGTAGCAACATTTATATGTATTGCAAAAAAGCATATTTTTAAGGTTAAGTGTTTTAAAGTGTATTATTTTTTTGTCTTTTATGATAAAATGTATCATAAAAGGGGGCGAAGGATGTGAAAAGAATTGATAAAGTTTATAATTGTCTAAAGGAATTGTGCAATAAGCAATTGGCTGAAAGAGGAGAAGTAGTGGGAGTTTCAGCTATGGAAATTGCACATGCCCTTAATATACAAAGAACAAATGCTTCCAGCGATTTAAATACCCTTTTTAGAGAAGGAAAAGTTATAAAAGTTGAAGGTAAACCAGTTTTGTATAAGGTTAAAGAACTTGATATGGTTTCTGATGAAAGTGATATAGTAGTGAAAGATGTATTTGACAGCATAATAGGAGCTAATTTAAGCCTTAAAAATGCCGTACAGCAAGCAAAGGCTGCTATAATTTACCCACCTAATGGTCTTCATACGCTTTTGCTTGGGGAGACGGGTACTGGCAAATCCATGTTTGCAGAAGTCATGTATAGTTTCGCAAAAGAAATTGGGAGAATAAAAAGAAACGCTCCTTTTGTGACTTTTAACTGTGCTGACTATGCTAATAATCCGCAACTTTTAATGTCACAACTGTTTGGAGTGAAAAAAGGAGCGTATACAGGTGCCGATAAGGATAGAATGGGCCTTGTTGAAAAAGCAGATGGTGGCATACTTTTTCTTGATGAAGTCCATAGACTTCCTCCAGAAGGACAAGAAATGCTTTTTTACCTGATTGATAAAGGACTTTATAGGAGGCTTGGAGAATCTGAAACACAACATAAAGCAAATGTTTTAATAATATGCGCTACAACAGAGAACATTGAGTCTACTCTTCTTAGGACTTTTATAAGGCGGATACCAATGGTGATTAAATTGCCGGCTTTAGCAGAAAGAACATATGAAGAAAGATTTGAACTTATTAAAAATTTCTTTAGAGAAGAAGCAGCTATTATTAACACTGATATTATGATCACTTCAAATGCTCTAAAAGCTCTTTTGCTTTATGAGTGTCCTAATAATATAGGTCAACTGAAAAGTGATATAAAACTTTCAATTGCAAAAGCTTATCTTGGATACATGATGAAAAGAGATAAAGGAGTATGCGTGCATACTGAAGATTTACCTGAGTATGTTAGAAGAGGATTGTTTAGGTATAAAGAGTCAAAAGATGAGATTGATAAATTTATGACAGGAGATATAATAAAGTTTTCATCCGATAATGCTACTCCTGTTATCCAACAGAATAATCAGATATTCAATTTTTATGAGGCGCTAGAAGAAAAAAGGAAAGCTTTGGAGCAAAAAGGACTTAACGAAAGTGATATAAAACTCATCATGAGTATTGATATAGAAACATATTTGAAAAAGTATCTCTTAAATCTGGATAAAAATAATTTGGAGGAATTATATAAAGTAGTAGATAAAAAGATTGTCAATATAGTAAACGATTTTTTGAATTACGCTAGTAAAAGACTCAATAGACAGTTCAGTGATAAAACCTTATACGGCCTTTCTATGCATGTAGCCAGTTCTGTTGAAAGAATACTAAGTGGCAAAGATATTGTAAATCATCAGCTGGAAAATATAAAGAAGGTGTATGAGAAAGAATTTGAAGTGGCAAATGTTTTGAGAGAAAGGGTCCAAAAAGAGTTTAACATAAAAGTACCTGATGATGAAGTGGGTTTTGTTACAATGTTTTTATGTCTTGAGGAGGAAACAAAAGAAAAAGACGAAAGAGTAGGCATTATTGTTGCAATGCATGGAGAAGCCGCTGCTACTTCCATTGCGGAGGTTTCCAACAGGCTTTTAGGTGATAATTATGTAATTGGTTATAATATGCCACTTGATCAAAAACCAGAAGTTGCGTTAAATAATTTAACTAATATTGTAAAGAGAGCTGACAAAGGAAGAGGCGTATTACTCCTTGTTGACATGGGTTCCCTAGTATTATTTGGTGACATGATATACGAAAGAACAGGAATACCCGTCAAAACAATTGAAATGGTTTCTACTCCTATGGTTTTAGAGGCAGCAAGAAAGGCAATCCTTAACGCATCTTTAGAGGAAGTGTATGATGCAGTTGTCAATTTTAGTCCTTATGTGGGAAAAATCTATAAAGACAGCGTTAAATTTGAAGATTCTCTTAAAAAGAATGTTATCATAACTGCTTGTATAACTGGTGAAGGGACAGCAGTTAAACTTAAATCAATACTTGAAAAAAACCTTGACTTAAAAGAGAAAGATATTCATATTATTCCAATTGAAATTGAAAATAAAAGAGAATTTAGAAGAAAACTACTCAACATCAAAGAAGAAAAAAATATTTTAGCTGTTGTAAGTGCTATAAATCCACAGGATGATTCTATATTGTATATTTCTACATCAGATGTGTTTGATAATGATAAATTATCTGTATTGAAAAATAAAATTGAAGCTCTTTCGCAAATTGAGGTAATTGATAACATGAAGGAGGTCATAAGAGAAAATATAAAGATAGATTCAGAAAAGTATATATCTTCTTTTAAAAGATTTTACGCAGCTTTAATAAGAGAAGGAATAAATTTAAATGAAGAGATTACAATAGGATTAATACTTCATCTTGCTTGTGTAATTGAGCGTATATTACAAGGGAAACAATTAATACACATTAAGGATACACAAGAATACATTAAGAATTATCCAAAAGAGTTTGATATTATAAAAAAAGTTATAAGGATTATCGAAGAAGGATGTAGTGTAAAAATTTCAGACGAAGAATGTGTAAATATGATGAAAATAATCTATTCACTTTAATACACATATGTGTATTGAATACGTTTTTAAACGATACACATTGAAACGGATTTGATATGATATCATCATTCAAGGCGGAAAAGCAAGAGTCCGCGGGGCAAGTGCTATTTGGCATGACTTCTGCATAAAATATAGTGCAAAAATTTAAAAAAGGAGTTGGTCTAATGGATACATTTATTAATTTTCTTGACAGATATTTTATGCCTGTAGCAGGTAGACTTGCTGAACAAAGACACTTAAAATCGATTCGTGACGGAATAGTTGCAACAATGCCATTACTTCTCATTGGGTCATTCTTCTTAATTATAGCTTTTCCGCCTATACCTGCTCTTGAAGCCCTTGTTAAACCTTATGTCAATGATTTGTTAAAAATAGTCAATGCAACATTTGGGATAATTGCTATGGTTGCATCTTTTACAATAGCTTATTCACTGGCAGGAACATATAAAATAGATCCTGTAGCTTCTGGAGTATTGAGTTTGTCGACTTTTATGTTGTCAGTACCTTTAACACAAGATGGTAACATTCCTCTGAGTTGGATGGGAAGCCAAGGGTTGTTTGTTGCAATGATCATAGCAATTTTTACAGTAGAAGTCCAAAGGAAATTTGTAGAGAAAAATTTGATTATTCGTATGCCTGAAGGAGTTCCACCCTCTGTCGGTAGGGCTTTTGCGGCATTAATTCCTGGTGCTGTAATTATTACCTCTATTTGGATAATACACATGATACTAATTAAAACAATCCATTTAACAATACCGGAAGCTATTAATAAATTAATTGCTATACCTCTTATGAAGCTGGGTTCTACACTTCCTGCGGTAATACTTGCCATATTAGCAATTCAATTCTTGTGGAGCGTAGGTATTCATGGAGCTGCATTAGTAGGAGGAATTTTGGGACCGATATGGCTTACTTTTACTCAACAAAATTCAGCTGCTAAAATTGCTGGAGAAAAAATCTTGCCTAATATTGTATGTCAACAATTTTTTGATATATTCGTTTATATAGGTGGTTCTGGAACAACTCTTGCGTTGGCTTTGCTCTTACTATTTGCAACAAAATCAGAACAATTAAAAGCAGTAGGTAAGGCTGCTATTGGACCTGGTATATTCAATATAAATGAACCTATAACATTTGGTATGCCAATAGTTATGAATCCAGTCATGATTGTGCCGTTTATATTAGCTCCTATTTCTGCAGGACTTATCACATACATAGCGATGGCGTTGAATTTAGTGGCAAGACCTTATGCTTTAATTCCTTGGACGACTCCTGTATTAATTAGTGGTTTCTTAACAACGGGAGATTGGAAAGCTATTATTTTACAGATTATAAATTTTGCTGTAGCTGGAGCAATTTATTATCCTTTCTTGAAACTATGGGACAATAAGAAATATGAAGAAGAGCAGCAATTGAAAAAAGAAGAAGAAAAATTAGCTGAGACGAAGGCATAATGATATATCCTGAGAGGCGTTGCCTCTCAGGATATATATTCCATAAAAAGGAGTGGTACAGATGAAATATCTAATTGTAAATGCTGATGATTTTGGGCTGACAAAAGGAGTTAATAAAGGAGTTGTTGAATGCTATAAAAACGGTATTTTAAGAAGTACTTCTATAATGTGTAATATGCCTTATGCTAATGAAGCTTTACAAATAAAAGAATTATGTCCAGATTTGGGTTTTGGAATACACATAACTCTAGATGCTGGTAAACCGTTGAGTAGTGCTGGAAAAGTAAATACCTTGATAGATGAAAGAGGGTATTTTAAAAGAGGCTTTCCACATTCTTTAGATGATGCTGATGTGGATCAAATCAGAACAGAAATAGAAGAGCAGATTAAAAAAGCTTTTTCTTTAGGGGTTTCTATCACTCATATGGATAGCCATCATCATGTGCAAAGTCATCCCAAGGTAATAGATGTATTTATAGAAATGGCTCACAAATATAACTTACCTGTACGATCTACTCCATTGGATAGGGAAATAATTATTAAAGCTGGTTTAAAAACAGTTGATAATTTTATTTATAATTTCTATGATGAAGGTGTTAAAAAAGAAAATTTATTGTCTATATTAGGTAGTATAGAGGAAGGTATAACAGAAATAATGAGCCATCCAGCGTATGTAGACAACGAATTAATGAATATTTCGTCTTATAATACAAAAAGAGAAATTGAAAGAACAATATTGACTGATAAAGATGTTTTACAATTTATTCTGAATAATAACATTTTATTAGTTAACTATTCGATATTAAAATAAGTTTAAACTAAAAGGAGGGTATATACAATGAGGATTCTATTAATCTGTGGTGCAGGAATGTCTACAAGTTTGTTAGTTGAAAAGATGAAAAAAGAGGGAGAAAAAAGAGGGATGAAAGACTTATACATTTTTGCAGAAGCAGCAGATAATTTAGAAAAAGTAATAGATGATTACGATGTTATATTATTAGGTCCTCAAATTAGGTATAAAGAAAAGTATGTTTCAGAACTTGCAAAAGAGAAAAACAAAGTATATAGAGTAATTCCACCAAACATATATGGGATGATAGATGGAGCCAAAACATTGGATTTAGCAATTGAGGCGCTGAAAAACAAATAAAGTTTAGGAGGCAGAAAAATGGATCTTGAACAAATTGTTTTTACTATCATATCTCATGCAGGGAATGCACGAAGCAATTCTTTTGAAGCATTAAAGCATGCGCGTGAGGGTAATTTTGAGGAGGCCGAAAAGTGGTTAAATAAAGCAAGTGAAGAGCTTTTAGAAGCTCATCACGTTCAAACGGATATGATACACAAAGAAGCGGCGGGAGAAAAACAGGAAGTTACACTTCTTTTAGTACATGCAGAAGACCATCTTATGAATGCAATTCTTGCAAAGGAATTGATAACGGAAATGATTGACTTGTATAAAGTTATTTATCAAACAAAGGGGGCAACTTTTAATGTTTAAAAAGGATTTGAAAATTGCTGTAATTGGAGGGGGTTCTAGTTATACCCCCGAACTTATCGAGGGCTTTATCAAGAGGTATAATGAACTACCAGTTAAAGACTTATATTTAGTAGATATAGAAGAAGGGAAAGAAAAACTTGAAATTGTTGGTGGCCTTGCAAAAAGGATGGTAGAAAAAGCCGGCATAGGGATAAACATTCATCTGACTCTTGACAGGCGTGAAGCCATAAAAGGTGCAGATTTTGTCGTTACTCAGTTTAGAGTAGGAGGAATAGATGCCAGAATCCGAGATGAAAAAATTCCTCTAAAGTATGATGTTATAGGTCAGGAAACAACTGGACCCGGTGGTTTTGCAAAAGCCCAGAGGACAATACCCGTTATACTGGATATATGCAGAGATATAGAAGAACTTGCGCCGAACGCATGGCTTATTAACTTTACGAATCCTTCAGGAGTTATAACAGAAACGGTTTTAAAACATACAAATGTAAAAGCTATTGGCTTATGCAATGTACCGATAGGCATGGTATATGGTGTTGCGCAACTTTTGAATGTTGATCCAACGAGAATTTATATAAATTTTGCTGGTTTGAATCATTTAGTATGGGGTACTCATGTATATTTAGATGGTATAGAAAAAACTGATAAACTAATTGATACTTATGCTACTGCAAAATCTTTAACAATGAAGAATATTCCTGAATTACCTTGGGATCCTGAATTTATAAAATCACTTGGTATGTATCCTTGTCCATATCACAGATATTATTATTTGACTGACCAAATGCTTGAGGAACAAAAAAGAGAAGTTGCCACAGTAGGTACAAGAGGAGAAGTTGTTAAAAAATTAGAGCAAGAATTATTTGAATTATATAAAGATCCAAATTTAAATATAAAACCGCCGCAATTAGAAAAAAGGGGAGGAGCTCATTATTCTGATGCTGCTTGCTCCCTGATAAGTTCAATATATAATGACAAAAAAGACATACATGTGGTCAATGTGAGAAACAATGCTACAATCGCAGATTTGCCAGATAATGTGGTGATAGAAACAAATGCAATAATAGATAGAAATGGGGCTCATCCGATAAATATTGGACATGTGCCAGCGAAAATAAGGGGTTTAATGCAAGCAGTAAAAGCCTATGAAGAACTTACTATAGAAGCAGGGGTAAAAGGGGACTATTATACAGCTTTACAGGCGTTGACAATTCATCCATTAGTACCTTCTGCGACTGTTGCTAAAAAAATTCTTGATGATATACTTGAGCAAAATAAAGAATATCTGCCACAGTATAAATAGAAATATTGCTGATTTTACAAAATAATTTTTTCCGTTAAATTACTTTTTCCTTTTTAAATAATATTTTGGATTATCTTGCGCAAGGAGGAAAATAATTATGGCTAAAGAATATAAATTTCCTGAAGGATTCTGGTGGGGGTCTGCAACGTCAGCAGTACAAATAGAGGGAGCTGCATATGAAGATGGAAAGGGAATGAATGTATGGGATTATTGGTATAAAAAAGAGCCAAATCGCTTTTTCGATAGAGTAGGTCCAGATTTGACATCTGATTTTTACCACAGATACAAAGACGATATAAAACTGATGAAAGAACTTGGACATAACTCTTTTAGATTTTCTATTTCATGGTCGCGATTGATACCTGGTGGTGTTGGTGAAGTCAATAAAAAAGCCGTAGAGTTTTATAACAATGTCATTGATGAGCTTATAAAAAATGATATAGCACCGTTTGTTACGCTATTTCACTTTGACATGCCTATAGAAATGCAAAATATAGGAGGTTTTGAAAATAGACAAGTAGTAGAATATTTTGCTGAATATGCTAAAACATGTTTTGAGTTGTTTGGAGATAGAGTCAAAAGGTGGATTACATTTAATGAACCAATAGTTCCTGTATTAGGTGGGTATTTGTATAATTTCCATTATCCAGATATAGTAGACTTCAAAAGAGCGTTACAATTTGCATATGGCACAGTATTGGCAAGTGCGAGGGCAATAGAGGAATTTAAAAAGTTACAAATAGAAGGAGCTAAAATAGGTATTGTTTTAAACTTAAGCCCTGTATATCCTAGGAGCAGCCATCCAGCGGATTTAAAAGCCGCAGAGATTGCAGATTTATTCCATAATAGAAGTTTTTTAGATCCATCTGTCAAAGGAGAATATCCTAAAGAACTTATTGAACTTTTAAAATCATACAATCATCTGCCAGAGTATTTGGATAACGACTTAGAATTAATTAAAAATAACACTGTGGAATATTTAGGAGTAAATTATTATCAACCAATTAGAGTTAAAGCTAGGGAAAATATGCCAAATCCATATGGAGTATTTACACCTAATTGGTTTTATGATGAGTATATTATGCCAGGAAGAAGAATGAATCCTTATAGAGGATGGGAGATATATGAAAGAGGAATATATGACATAATGATAAATTTAAGAGATAATTATAGCAATATAGAGTCTTTTATTTCGGAAAATGGAATGGGAGTTGAAGGAGAAGAGCGTTTTACAAAAGATGGAATTATCCAAGATGATTACAGGATAGAGTTTATAAAAGAACATCTAAAGTGGCTCCATAAAGCAATTGAAGAAGGATGTAATGTTAAAGGATATCATTTATGGACTTTTATGGACAATTGGTCTTTCTTAAATGCTTATAAAAACCGTTACGGTCTTGTATCTGTCGATCTAAAAACACAAAAAAGAACTATAAAGAAAAGTGGATATTGGTATAAAGAATTGTCCGAAAACAATGGATTTGTTGATTAATTATAACCGGCTTTTCGCCGGTTATTTTTTTATCTTCAATTTTGTCAAAGAAAACGAATGACAAAACTGATTTTCTTTGAATTGCATAAATGCATATAGGGGTTTACAATAATTATAGAAGAATAAATGCAAGAAGGAGGTAAAATTTATGCAAAACACTAATGCTTTCATAACTGGCGGCGGAAGTGTAAAAGCGAAGTTGCAAAGGCTTGGTGGCTTCTTGGCTGGCATGGTAATACCTAACATTGGTGCTTTCATAGCATGGGGACTTATTACTGCTTTCTTTATTCCAACAGGGTGGATTCCAAATGAACATTTGGCTAAACTTGTTGGACCTATGATAACGTATCTTTTACCAATTTTAATTGGCTATACTGGTGGTAGGCTTGTATACGATATAAGAGGTGGAGTAGTTGGTGCTATTGCAACAGCAGGTATTATAATCGGTTCATCTATACCGATGTTTCTTGGTGCCATGCTGATGGGTCCTTTGGGAGGCTATGTCATTAAAAAATTTGACGAGATTGTAGAGGGAAAAATCCCAGCAGGTTTTGAAATGCTTGTCAACAATTTCTCAGCAGGCATTTTAGGTGGTTTATTAGCAATTTTAGCATTTCTTTTCATTGAACCAGTGGTAAATGGAATTTCAGTAGGATTAGGTGCAGCAGCTCAATGGGTTACAAACAAAGGCTTATTACCTTTAATAGCAATTTTTATAGAACCAGGGAAGATATTGTTTTTAAATAACGCTATTAACCATGGTATATTAGCTCCTCTTGGAGTAGCACAAGTTAAAGAACTTGGAAAGTCAATATTCTTCTTGCTAGAGACAGATCCAGGTCCAGGTTTGGGGGTTTTACTGGCATATTGGTTCTTTGGAAAAGGCGATGCAAAACAATCAGCTCCAGGTGCTATCATAATACACTTCTTTGGCGGAATACATGAAATATATTTCCCCTATGTTTTAATGAATCCATCACTACTCTTGGCAGTTATAGGCGGTGGAATGGCTGCAGATGCGACATTTGTTTTGACAAAAGCGGGCTTGGTAGCTACACCTTCACCTGGTAGTATATTTGCAGAAATAGCTATGGCACCAAAAGGCGGATTACTTCCTGTACTTGCAGGTATTACAGTTGGAGCAGTTGTATCTTTCCTTATAGCATCAGTGATTGTT
The sequence above is a segment of the Thermoanaerobacter ethanolicus JW 200 genome. Coding sequences within it:
- a CDS encoding PTS mannitol transporter subunit IICB, translating into MQNTNAFITGGGSVKAKLQRLGGFLAGMVIPNIGAFIAWGLITAFFIPTGWIPNEHLAKLVGPMITYLLPILIGYTGGRLVYDIRGGVVGAIATAGIIIGSSIPMFLGAMLMGPLGGYVIKKFDEIVEGKIPAGFEMLVNNFSAGILGGLLAILAFLFIEPVVNGISVGLGAAAQWVTNKGLLPLIAIFIEPGKILFLNNAINHGILAPLGVAQVKELGKSIFFLLETDPGPGLGVLLAYWFFGKGDAKQSAPGAIIIHFFGGIHEIYFPYVLMNPSLLLAVIGGGMAADATFVLTKAGLVATPSPGSIFAEIAMAPKGGLLPVLAGITVGAVVSFLIASVIVKRASEESMSAESMTFARSVVSGLKAQSKGQKVEEIKPNVQKIESMPKMIVFACDAGMGSSAMGETILKKKLKEAGLDIVVKHSAVNQIPKEADVVFTQENLAERASQVVPNAKIVTVKNFLDNTVYDEFVKNLKK
- a CDS encoding glycoside hydrolase family 1 protein; translation: MAKEYKFPEGFWWGSATSAVQIEGAAYEDGKGMNVWDYWYKKEPNRFFDRVGPDLTSDFYHRYKDDIKLMKELGHNSFRFSISWSRLIPGGVGEVNKKAVEFYNNVIDELIKNDIAPFVTLFHFDMPIEMQNIGGFENRQVVEYFAEYAKTCFELFGDRVKRWITFNEPIVPVLGGYLYNFHYPDIVDFKRALQFAYGTVLASARAIEEFKKLQIEGAKIGIVLNLSPVYPRSSHPADLKAAEIADLFHNRSFLDPSVKGEYPKELIELLKSYNHLPEYLDNDLELIKNNTVEYLGVNYYQPIRVKARENMPNPYGVFTPNWFYDEYIMPGRRMNPYRGWEIYERGIYDIMINLRDNYSNIESFISENGMGVEGEERFTKDGIIQDDYRIEFIKEHLKWLHKAIEEGCNVKGYHLWTFMDNWSFLNAYKNRYGLVSVDLKTQKRTIKKSGYWYKELSENNGFVD
- the tlp gene encoding small acid-soluble spore protein Tlp encodes the protein MAKENDKYTKPPKPDDRSDNVEKLQQMIHDTIENYREAEDYLKLHAEELSPEEIERIKQKNKNRLTSIQNMREEIIDEVHDNDRK
- a CDS encoding PTS sugar transporter subunit IIB, which codes for MRILLICGAGMSTSLLVEKMKKEGEKRGMKDLYIFAEAADNLEKVIDDYDVILLGPQIRYKEKYVSELAKEKNKVYRVIPPNIYGMIDGAKTLDLAIEALKNK
- a CDS encoding sigma 54-interacting transcriptional regulator; its protein translation is MKRIDKVYNCLKELCNKQLAERGEVVGVSAMEIAHALNIQRTNASSDLNTLFREGKVIKVEGKPVLYKVKELDMVSDESDIVVKDVFDSIIGANLSLKNAVQQAKAAIIYPPNGLHTLLLGETGTGKSMFAEVMYSFAKEIGRIKRNAPFVTFNCADYANNPQLLMSQLFGVKKGAYTGADKDRMGLVEKADGGILFLDEVHRLPPEGQEMLFYLIDKGLYRRLGESETQHKANVLIICATTENIESTLLRTFIRRIPMVIKLPALAERTYEERFELIKNFFREEAAIINTDIMITSNALKALLLYECPNNIGQLKSDIKLSIAKAYLGYMMKRDKGVCVHTEDLPEYVRRGLFRYKESKDEIDKFMTGDIIKFSSDNATPVIQQNNQIFNFYEALEEKRKALEQKGLNESDIKLIMSIDIETYLKKYLLNLDKNNLEELYKVVDKKIVNIVNDFLNYASKRLNRQFSDKTLYGLSMHVASSVERILSGKDIVNHQLENIKKVYEKEFEVANVLRERVQKEFNIKVPDDEVGFVTMFLCLEEETKEKDERVGIIVAMHGEAAATSIAEVSNRLLGDNYVIGYNMPLDQKPEVALNNLTNIVKRADKGRGVLLLVDMGSLVLFGDMIYERTGIPVKTIEMVSTPMVLEAARKAILNASLEEVYDAVVNFSPYVGKIYKDSVKFEDSLKKNVIITACITGEGTAVKLKSILEKNLDLKEKDIHIIPIEIENKREFRRKLLNIKEEKNILAVVSAINPQDDSILYISTSDVFDNDKLSVLKNKIEALSQIEVIDNMKEVIRENIKIDSEKYISSFKRFYAALIREGINLNEEITIGLILHLACVIERILQGKQLIHIKDTQEYIKNYPKEFDIIKKVIRIIEEGCSVKISDEECVNMMKIIYSL
- the chbG gene encoding chitin disaccharide deacetylase, with protein sequence MKYLIVNADDFGLTKGVNKGVVECYKNGILRSTSIMCNMPYANEALQIKELCPDLGFGIHITLDAGKPLSSAGKVNTLIDERGYFKRGFPHSLDDADVDQIRTEIEEQIKKAFSLGVSITHMDSHHHVQSHPKVIDVFIEMAHKYNLPVRSTPLDREIIIKAGLKTVDNFIYNFYDEGVKKENLLSILGSIEEGITEIMSHPAYVDNELMNISSYNTKREIERTILTDKDVLQFILNNNILLVNYSILK
- a CDS encoding 6-phospho-beta-glucosidase; the encoded protein is MFKKDLKIAVIGGGSSYTPELIEGFIKRYNELPVKDLYLVDIEEGKEKLEIVGGLAKRMVEKAGIGINIHLTLDRREAIKGADFVVTQFRVGGIDARIRDEKIPLKYDVIGQETTGPGGFAKAQRTIPVILDICRDIEELAPNAWLINFTNPSGVITETVLKHTNVKAIGLCNVPIGMVYGVAQLLNVDPTRIYINFAGLNHLVWGTHVYLDGIEKTDKLIDTYATAKSLTMKNIPELPWDPEFIKSLGMYPCPYHRYYYLTDQMLEEQKREVATVGTRGEVVKKLEQELFELYKDPNLNIKPPQLEKRGGAHYSDAACSLISSIYNDKKDIHVVNVRNNATIADLPDNVVIETNAIIDRNGAHPINIGHVPAKIRGLMQAVKAYEELTIEAGVKGDYYTALQALTIHPLVPSATVAKKILDDILEQNKEYLPQYK
- a CDS encoding PTS sugar transporter subunit IIC — protein: MDTFINFLDRYFMPVAGRLAEQRHLKSIRDGIVATMPLLLIGSFFLIIAFPPIPALEALVKPYVNDLLKIVNATFGIIAMVASFTIAYSLAGTYKIDPVASGVLSLSTFMLSVPLTQDGNIPLSWMGSQGLFVAMIIAIFTVEVQRKFVEKNLIIRMPEGVPPSVGRAFAALIPGAVIITSIWIIHMILIKTIHLTIPEAINKLIAIPLMKLGSTLPAVILAILAIQFLWSVGIHGAALVGGILGPIWLTFTQQNSAAKIAGEKILPNIVCQQFFDIFVYIGGSGTTLALALLLLFATKSEQLKAVGKAAIGPGIFNINEPITFGMPIVMNPVMIVPFILAPISAGLITYIAMALNLVARPYALIPWTTPVLISGFLTTGDWKAIILQIINFAVAGAIYYPFLKLWDNKKYEEEQQLKKEEEKLAETKA
- a CDS encoding PTS lactose/cellobiose transporter subunit IIA; translation: MDLEQIVFTIISHAGNARSNSFEALKHAREGNFEEAEKWLNKASEELLEAHHVQTDMIHKEAAGEKQEVTLLLVHAEDHLMNAILAKELITEMIDLYKVIYQTKGATFNV
- a CDS encoding pseudouridine-5'-phosphate glycosidase, which produces MNKFIDLSKEVKEAMEERKPVVALESTIISHGMPYPENIETAKTLENIVREHGAIPATIAIINGRIKIGLSEEELEFMGTSKEILKASRRDLPVVLAKGLSAATTVSATMICANLAGIKVFVTGGIGGVHRGAEQTFDISADLQELANTDVAVVCAGAKAILDLPRTLEYLETFGVPVVGFKTSEFPAFYTRESGLKVDYKVDDEIEAAKIIKTKWDLGLKGGILIANPIPEEYALDKAYIDKAIEDALYEAEKRKIKGKEITPFLLDKIKDLTQGESLKANIELVKNNTHVGAKIAIELNKLYKEA